Sequence from the Candidatus Endomicrobium procryptotermitis genome:
TCTGGCATGTTACCTTGTGCAGTAGATAATGGCTGTCCAGAGTCATCAATTTTAAAGTTCCCCGTTATTTGTCCACCATTAAGCATGGTCATTGCTCTCCATGTATTCCATTCCAACATTAATGGCACATCATATAAGTCATCTGAAATGATTTCATTATAAGTGTCTATTACTTCCAAATAAAGACTATATGATTTAAGATCCTTAACTTGTTGCAAAATAATGCTTTCTCTGTTTTCTTTAATTATATTTATACGAATATCTTTCAATTGTTCAATAGTTTTATTCTCTAAGTAATTCTTTGTAGTTTTACTATATTTTAGTATATATTTTTTTAAATACTCTTTATTGTCTATGTACAGAACGGGCAAAGTTGAATTAAATAAATATTGTTTATAGTGAGCTTCATTATCTATAAACACAGGGTTTCTATCAAGTGTCTTTAATATGTATTCCACCTCATGTATTTTATCAGACATAATAGATAAAGACCTTCCCTTTTGTGCAATTGCAACCAATCCAGTAGATCTTAAATATCTAAAACAAGCATCGGTATAATCTCTAAGATTGCTACGTTTTGTCTTTTTAAATTTCTTAAGGGAAATATCTTTTGACTCACGAGTATTTGTTTTGCCAGTTTTTATTTCCTTTTTGAATATTTTTTGTAATTCCTTGTCAAAAACTTCTTGCATATATTGTTTATAGCTATGATTAAACTTTTTACGATTTTTACGAAATAACAATATTTTCTCAATGATTTTCTCAAACTGCTTATAATCTGTAAGCTGCATGCCAAATATCATTATTTCGTCAAAAGTAACTTTTTGCAAGGTATAAATTATTCTTAACATTTCCAAATATGGTTTTATATGAAATACTTTATTTTTTCCAGAAACTTGCTTATGATAAGGGGAAGGAAGTTGAAATTTTAATAACTGTCTAAGAATGATTTCTTCTGTATATTTACCACTAACAAAGACTTTCCCTGCATCAGTAAGCTGTACTGTTGGCTGCAAATCAACAAAACCCAATGCTTTCGGAGCTCTATTAATTCTATCCCTTGCACTAAAAGCCAAATCAGCAGAACCTTGTCCTTCAAAAGTATTATTCTGATCCTTTAAAAGCATCTTAATAAACTCAGCTTGAGAGCAAGAATTCCATTGCTTCCCAGAAAATTTTTGTGTTAGCAATTTAATTTCTGGTATCATTTTTGTCGGAGTTCTTGGAGAGGTAGTAAAAAATAAAGTTTTACTTTTTAATATTGCCATCAAAATGACCTTTTAGGAAGTGTTAATTACATATTTTTAACATTATATCATGAATAATGTTAAAAGTGAACTTTTGTTTTATGTACTAACAAATATTACATGAAAAATTTAGAAATGAACAAGTATACAACCTTTTTTTTAATTAAAAAATCCCACTTCAGAGCCATATTAATTTTTAGGACTAATACGGGACTAAAATAGGACTATTTATGAGTGAAAAAACGCCCCGAAGAGGAGTTGAACCTCCAACCTTATCCTTAGGACGGATCTGCTCTATCCAATTGAGCTATCGGGGCATTTTTTATTCTGTGTATTTTAAAAGAGAAAATATTTCAACTGATTTATTGCAGATTTTTTCTCTTCCGTTGAGGAAAGCAAGCTCCAAAATGAAAGCTGCCGCAACGACATTTCCATTTATTTGCTCTATAAGTTTTATTGCTGCCGCCATAGTGCCGCCTGTAGCGAGTATATCGTCAATAATTAAAACTCTTTCATCTTTTTTAATGGCATCTTCATGAATTTCTATAGCAGCATGTCCGTACTCAAGATTATAACTGACCCCAATGGTTTTAGCAGGCAGTTTACCTTCTTTTCTTATTGGAATAAAAGGAATATTCATTTTTAAAGATAAAGGCATTCCGAAAATAAAACCTCTGGATTCTATACCGGCTATTTTATTTATTTTTTTATCCTTAAACTTTTCTGCTAATGCATTGATTATGTAGTTGAAAAGACCAATATCCTGCAAAATTGGTGTGATATCCTTATAAATAACACCCTGTATCGGAAAATCTGGAATGTCTCTTACGGTTGATAAAAGTTTTTGCATATACATATTTACACCCTTCTGTCTTTTTTAAAACGTCTGTCATTTTCTCTGTAATAACTCTTTTTGTAGTCCCTTCTGTCTTTTTTATTTACGCGACTATCCAGCATAAGCTTTTTGGCTTCTTCTTTATCTATGAGATTATATCTTACAAAAATGCCTTTAAGCCTCTTTAAAGCTTTTACTTCAAGCTGTCTGACGCGTTCTCTGGAAATTTTTAACACTTTTCCCGACTCTTCTAAAGACATCGGCTTTACTCCGCCGAGTCCGAAACGCATTCTTATTATTTCACGTTCTCTCGGAAGCAGATAATTTAAAGCTGTACCAATATCCGCATTTGTTCTTATGATTTCCGTAACCGACTCGGGCGACTTAACCTCTTCATCCACAATTACGTCTTTAACAAAAATATCTGAAGCATCGCCTATGGGCGATTCAAGCGAACTCATACCGTTAAAAACCGTAGCTGCTTTCATTAAATTGCTTGTCTGCTTTTTACTTAACTTAAGTTTAACCGCAACTTCTTCTATCGAAGGATCGCGGTTAAGTTTTTCTCTGAGATTGCCCCACATTTTCATCCATAAATTCAAGGAATCCCATATATGCGACGGTATTCTGATTGTTTTTGTCTGAT
This genomic interval carries:
- a CDS encoding AlwI family type II restriction endonuclease: MAILKSKTLFFTTSPRTPTKMIPEIKLLTQKFSGKQWNSCSQAEFIKMLLKDQNNTFEGQGSADLAFSARDRINRAPKALGFVDLQPTVQLTDAGKVFVSGKYTEEIILRQLLKFQLPSPYHKQVSGKNKVFHIKPYLEMLRIIYTLQKVTFDEIMIFGMQLTDYKQFEKIIEKILLFRKNRKKFNHSYKQYMQEVFDKELQKIFKKEIKTGKTNTRESKDISLKKFKKTKRSNLRDYTDACFRYLRSTGLVAIAQKGRSLSIMSDKIHEVEYILKTLDRNPVFIDNEAHYKQYLFNSTLPVLYIDNKEYLKKYILKYSKTTKNYLENKTIEQLKDIRINIIKENRESIILQQVKDLKSYSLYLEVIDTYNEIISDDLYDVPLMLEWNTWRAMTMLNGGQITGNFKIDDSGQPLSTAQGNMPDIECDYGDFGVIIEVTMQRGQRQYEAEGEPVAKHLAKYKKNIGKDAFCLFIAPQVNDASIAHFYTLAKTQVSYYGGKSVIVPIELDVFMKMVENSYSADFVPDSKHIKELFMFSQEALKIAKDEKQWYSAIQEKALNWLVA
- the apt gene encoding adenine phosphoribosyltransferase gives rise to the protein MYMQKLLSTVRDIPDFPIQGVIYKDITPILQDIGLFNYIINALAEKFKDKKINKIAGIESRGFIFGMPLSLKMNIPFIPIRKEGKLPAKTIGVSYNLEYGHAAIEIHEDAIKKDERVLIIDDILATGGTMAAAIKLIEQINGNVVAAAFILELAFLNGREKICNKSVEIFSLLKYTE
- a CDS encoding RNA polymerase sigma factor RpoD/SigA encodes the protein MIIKYDPLQLYFDAIRAIKPLSKQEMAKLWEKSKNNKEAFDKLVEQNYRLVIPIAKRFIKKGIDFMDLVEEGNMGLIKAVEKFDFSKKVAFSTYAVYWIEQYMRKAIENQTKTIRIPSHIWDSLNLWMKMWGNLREKLNRDPSIEEVAVKLKLSKKQTSNLMKAATVFNGMSSLESPIGDASDIFVKDVIVDEEVKSPESVTEIIRTNADIGTALNYLLPREREIIRMRFGLGGVKPMSLEESGKVLKISRERVRQLEVKALKRLKGIFVRYNLIDKEEAKKLMLDSRVNKKDRRDYKKSYYRENDRRFKKDRRV